The following proteins are encoded in a genomic region of Gimesia algae:
- a CDS encoding alpha/beta hydrolase: MEYMMLLKSKHFCYFLTIAVAGFTSSVVFSAEKYTEDPGKQGNGNHVIGPDYKIAADLTDQGNPKGKHFEFEMPLADSKIFPGTDKTLDPKKPVRKTRKIFVYVPAEYKDGTKAPILVTHDGPSRMDLVCNALDNLTISKDPARRLPAFIVIGVQNGGNDGKGSERGLEYDTMSDRYARFINDEVLPAVLNNKEIKAAYPHIAFTDNPWGRATMGCSSGGAAALTMGWFRPDLFRRLITYSGTFVDQQDDDAPEEAEFPLGAWEYHSSMKLIENSDKKPLRIFTHVAENDLRANDPEETYHNWVMANKRTAAALKAKGYDYRYVFSKGTRHCDRKVFEQTLADTLIWMWQGYHAE, encoded by the coding sequence ATGGAATATATGATGCTGCTCAAATCGAAACATTTCTGTTATTTTCTCACAATCGCTGTAGCTGGATTTACTTCCAGTGTCGTGTTTTCTGCTGAGAAATATACAGAAGATCCAGGCAAGCAAGGGAATGGGAATCATGTGATTGGCCCCGACTACAAGATCGCCGCCGATCTGACTGACCAGGGAAATCCCAAAGGAAAACATTTTGAATTCGAGATGCCTCTGGCGGACAGCAAGATCTTTCCCGGTACCGATAAGACTCTCGACCCGAAAAAGCCGGTGCGGAAAACACGCAAGATATTCGTCTACGTTCCCGCTGAGTACAAAGATGGCACGAAAGCGCCGATTCTGGTGACGCATGATGGGCCGAGCCGTATGGACCTGGTCTGCAATGCGTTGGACAACCTGACGATCTCCAAAGACCCCGCACGTCGACTGCCGGCGTTTATCGTGATTGGCGTCCAGAATGGCGGTAACGACGGGAAGGGGAGTGAGCGTGGCCTGGAGTACGATACAATGTCCGATCGCTATGCCCGCTTCATCAATGACGAAGTCCTGCCAGCGGTTCTTAACAACAAAGAGATCAAAGCTGCTTACCCCCATATTGCTTTTACCGACAATCCCTGGGGCCGGGCTACCATGGGCTGCAGTTCGGGCGGAGCGGCGGCGCTGACAATGGGCTGGTTCCGTCCCGATTTGTTCCGTCGCCTGATTACCTATTCCGGCACGTTCGTCGATCAGCAGGACGACGATGCCCCTGAAGAAGCAGAGTTCCCCCTGGGTGCCTGGGAATACCATTCCAGCATGAAGCTGATCGAAAACAGCGACAAGAAGCCGCTGCGAATCTTCACGCACGTCGCCGAAAATGACCTCCGTGCCAACGACCCTGAAGAAACTTATCACAACTGGGTGATGGCCAACAAGCGGACCGCCGCTGCCCTCAAGGCCAAAGGCTACGACTACCGCTACGTCTTCAGCAAAGGCACCCGACACTGCGACCGCAAAGTCTTCGAACAGACTTTGGCTGATACACTGATCTGGATGTGGCAGGGATATCATGCTGAATGA
- a CDS encoding SUMF1/EgtB/PvdO family nonheme iron enzyme — protein MSMQLDTWNRLTNSERVDAAIAAVKALPVRFAYSGIRTFQSGEQKNTLAIFTYDCEEFVLIPGQTLQLGFTWERPFPLTEEETELWEMARAEFESEISFDDYLDELLTPSRTVSLSPFLLEAQARIPGRKQVQDNPPAYLEPAVRHSQIKAELESQGFRLPTSDEWEYACGAGAGTLYRWGDHRPLNRSPSADQNWLHALPNAFGLTIANNPWKWELVAEPGVMRGGDGGGMSCGGDLPYMFEWHLLATSYSYHSQTSLEDKPIFGAHVRRTVSVQL, from the coding sequence ATGTCGATGCAACTCGATACGTGGAACAGACTGACGAACTCTGAACGGGTCGATGCGGCGATCGCAGCTGTGAAAGCGCTCCCCGTCCGTTTTGCCTATTCCGGCATCAGGACGTTTCAGTCGGGGGAGCAGAAAAATACCCTGGCGATCTTCACATACGATTGCGAGGAATTTGTGCTCATTCCCGGACAGACGCTCCAGCTGGGATTTACCTGGGAGCGGCCATTTCCGCTTACGGAAGAAGAAACAGAACTCTGGGAGATGGCCCGTGCGGAATTCGAATCTGAAATTTCCTTCGACGATTATCTTGATGAGCTTTTGACGCCGTCGCGTACGGTCTCCCTCTCTCCCTTTCTTCTGGAGGCACAGGCCCGGATTCCCGGAAGGAAGCAGGTCCAGGACAATCCCCCCGCGTATTTAGAACCGGCAGTGCGTCATTCACAGATCAAAGCGGAGCTGGAATCCCAGGGGTTCCGGCTTCCCACTTCAGACGAATGGGAATATGCCTGCGGTGCAGGGGCCGGCACACTCTATCGCTGGGGCGATCATAGACCACTCAACCGGAGCCCGTCTGCAGATCAGAACTGGCTGCATGCGTTACCCAATGCTTTTGGGTTAACAATCGCGAACAATCCCTGGAAATGGGAACTGGTGGCAGAACCCGGTGTCATGCGCGGCGGGGATGGCGGCGGAATGAGTTGTGGGGGAGACTTACCTTATATGTTCGAGTGGCACCTGCTGGCAACGTCGTATTCTTATCATTCTCAAACCTCTTTGGAAGATAAACCGATCTTCGGTGCGCATGTCCGTCGTACCGTCTCGGTTCAGCTCTGA
- a CDS encoding DUF1559 family PulG-like putative transporter has protein sequence MTNSPLRKKIGYTVLMLLVLVVAFDQFLRYCQTRLEPYNGTPPLKNTMKLLGLALHNYQERHGSLPDDIRDTSTGENLLSWRVLLPEEVSETLPGYQNSEPWDAPGNRELTGLLPDLYEHAGNDRPVTLSDQRVVGLTSALGVKNPSGNWNGTDTDSEPVLSINGKPVLCVGVAAAERVTWTRPVDYSISEVIDQLQRDQASTSPTIQYALFADGHVIQPPFTWKLSEPE, from the coding sequence ATGACAAACTCACCACTTCGCAAGAAAATCGGTTACACAGTCCTGATGCTCCTGGTTCTGGTTGTGGCATTTGATCAGTTCTTGCGCTATTGTCAGACTCGACTTGAACCTTATAACGGCACTCCCCCGCTCAAAAACACGATGAAATTGCTGGGGCTGGCGCTCCATAATTATCAAGAGCGACATGGGTCACTGCCAGATGACATCAGGGACACATCAACGGGCGAGAACCTGCTCAGCTGGCGTGTGCTTCTACCTGAAGAAGTGAGTGAGACGCTGCCTGGTTATCAAAATTCCGAACCGTGGGACGCCCCCGGCAACCGCGAGCTGACGGGTTTGCTTCCCGATCTGTATGAACATGCGGGCAACGACAGGCCGGTCACTCTGAGTGACCAGCGTGTGGTCGGCCTGACGAGTGCCCTGGGGGTGAAAAATCCCAGCGGCAACTGGAACGGCACCGACACGGACAGCGAGCCGGTCCTTTCTATTAACGGCAAACCGGTCCTTTGCGTCGGCGTCGCTGCAGCGGAACGTGTCACCTGGACCAGACCGGTCGATTATTCGATCTCCGAGGTAATCGACCAACTGCAGCGGGACCAGGCCAGTACCTCACCCACAATCCAGTACGCCCTCTTCGCAGACGGCCACGTCATCCAGCCCCCGTTCACCTGGAAGCTGAGCGAGCCTGAGTAA
- a CDS encoding cyclase family protein produces the protein MIQIHTTCHQRIAALTFLCLLVLPGFSGCSQESPSPVSEVVATEATQNKTGEVSLAQVYEVLQQKKFVDLTHAFEPGIPHWPGFPDESVKTIYWYDKRPDTLGSGFFAQMYCHVGQWGTHADPPAHFVKGGRTLDEISVKEMIMPLVVFDVHAAVENNPDYTITMDDVRQWEAQHGLVPKGAFAVMRTDWSKRWPDQGAMHNSDKNGVAHYPGWSLDVLKYLYEVRGITASGHETTDTDPGIATTKDEYSLETYILSQDHYQIELLTNLDQLPEAGALAVVTFPKPKGGSGFPARVFAILP, from the coding sequence ATGATTCAGATTCACACCACCTGCCATCAACGTATCGCTGCTTTGACATTTCTCTGCCTGCTGGTGCTTCCGGGGTTCAGCGGATGCAGCCAGGAATCCCCTTCGCCGGTCTCAGAAGTCGTTGCGACGGAGGCGACTCAGAACAAGACAGGAGAGGTCAGCCTGGCGCAGGTGTATGAGGTCCTGCAGCAGAAGAAGTTCGTCGACCTGACGCATGCTTTCGAGCCGGGAATTCCGCACTGGCCTGGTTTTCCCGATGAGAGTGTGAAGACCATTTACTGGTACGACAAACGGCCCGATACGCTCGGATCGGGTTTTTTCGCGCAGATGTACTGTCATGTCGGCCAGTGGGGGACACACGCCGATCCGCCTGCGCACTTTGTCAAAGGGGGCCGCACGCTGGATGAGATTTCTGTCAAAGAGATGATCATGCCTCTAGTCGTATTTGATGTGCATGCAGCGGTCGAAAATAATCCGGATTACACGATCACGATGGACGATGTCCGCCAATGGGAGGCGCAACATGGCCTGGTTCCGAAAGGCGCGTTTGCGGTGATGCGGACCGACTGGTCGAAGCGCTGGCCCGATCAAGGTGCCATGCACAACTCAGACAAAAACGGCGTTGCCCATTACCCGGGCTGGAGCCTGGATGTGCTCAAATATCTCTACGAAGTTCGTGGCATCACCGCTTCCGGACACGAAACGACCGATACCGACCCCGGCATCGCTACCACCAAAGACGAATATTCCCTGGAAACTTATATTCTGAGTCAGGACCATTATCAGATTGAACTCTTAACGAATCTGGATCAACTGCCCGAAGCGGGAGCCCTGGCGGTGGTGACGTTTCCGAAACCCAAAGGGGGCTCAGGCTTCCCGGCACGGGTGTTTGCGATCCTGCCGTGA
- a CDS encoding alpha/beta hydrolase family protein: MKLLSLCLFLTASLLLLDHNSALAEPYNPLKTIENSSSKPIDITMRDKNRDRDIPLRIYLPAQKQAAPVVLFSHGLGGSRTGCQYLGEHWSARGYVVVYMQHAGSDEAVWKQAPLLERLKAMKAATTVQNTVDRYQDVSAVLDQLALWNNDSTSQFHKKLDLQHIGMSGHSYGAVTTQGVSGQAWRLVGQRFTDPRIEAAIMFSPSTQGRTDPALSFGEVKIPWLLLTGTKDTSPINDTTVEDRRKVFQGLPDSIDRYELVLIDAPHSAFADGNERPGRFRRNPKYHEEILAVTTAFWDTYLRRNENARVWLQGKPCQQQLDPQDEWQFQTRSGKKAE, encoded by the coding sequence ATGAAACTTCTGTCACTCTGTCTCTTTCTGACCGCCAGTCTGCTGCTGCTCGACCACAATTCCGCACTGGCAGAGCCATACAATCCCCTGAAAACGATAGAAAACAGCTCATCGAAACCAATCGACATTACGATGCGGGACAAAAACCGGGATCGGGACATTCCCCTGCGAATTTACCTCCCCGCACAGAAACAGGCGGCTCCGGTCGTGCTGTTCAGCCATGGTCTGGGTGGTTCGCGAACCGGCTGCCAGTATCTGGGAGAACACTGGTCAGCCCGCGGTTATGTCGTCGTCTACATGCAGCATGCCGGTAGCGATGAAGCAGTGTGGAAACAGGCGCCCCTCCTCGAACGACTCAAGGCGATGAAAGCAGCGACCACGGTGCAGAATACGGTCGACCGCTACCAGGATGTCTCTGCCGTACTCGATCAACTGGCACTATGGAATAACGACTCCACAAGTCAGTTCCACAAAAAACTGGACCTGCAGCACATCGGCATGTCCGGTCATTCCTATGGCGCGGTCACCACCCAGGGAGTCAGCGGCCAGGCCTGGCGGCTCGTTGGCCAGCGGTTTACCGACCCCCGCATCGAAGCCGCCATCATGTTCAGCCCCAGTACACAAGGCAGAACCGACCCCGCGCTCTCGTTTGGCGAAGTGAAAATTCCCTGGCTGCTGTTGACCGGCACGAAAGATACTTCCCCCATCAACGACACGACCGTCGAAGACCGCCGCAAAGTCTTTCAGGGTCTGCCCGACTCAATCGACAGATACGAACTCGTGCTGATCGACGCCCCGCACTCCGCCTTTGCTGACGGCAACGAACGCCCGGGCCGTTTTCGTCGCAATCCTAAATATCATGAAGAGATCCTGGCCGTCACCACCGCTTTCTGGGACACCTATCTTCGCCGGAACGAAAACGCCCGAGTCTGGCTCCAGGGCAAACCTTGCCAGCAACAACTCGACCCCCAGGACGAATGGCAGTTCCAGACACGGTCAGGAAAGAAAGCAGAATAG
- the ilvA gene encoding threonine ammonia-lyase, biosynthetic translates to METRLLDYLQRILNSRVYDVAIESPLELAEKLSNRLGNKIWLKREDKQPVHSFKLRGAYNKMSRLTPAELERGVVCSSAGNHAQGVALSARQLGCQAHIVMPVTTPELKSDAVRALGAQVILCGDSYSDAYLHALELQKKHQYVFVHPFDDPDVIAGQGTVGMEILRQHQHPIHAVFVAIGGGGLISGVAAYIKAVRPEIKVIGVQMADSNAMLQSIESGHPVTLPDVGLFSDGTAVKLVGTETFRLTQELVDDFVTVDTDAVCAAIKDAFEDTRSILEPAGAMGIAGMKQFVAQQQLQGQDLVAITCGANMNFDRLRFVAERAEVGEEREALFAVTIPEERGSFKQFCEIVGQRSVTEFSYRICDEREAHVLVGLSIRNRSEVPEITDDFASRGFVALDLVDNDLAKDHLRYMVGGRSPLVGNERLYRFEFPERPGALMRFLSRMHPSWNISLFHYRNQGSDFGRILVGIQVPADELPDFQDFLATLGYRHVDETANPVYRLFLR, encoded by the coding sequence ATGGAAACACGTTTGCTGGATTACCTGCAGAGAATTCTCAATTCCCGCGTCTATGATGTCGCCATAGAATCCCCGCTGGAACTGGCGGAAAAACTGTCAAACCGACTGGGAAACAAGATCTGGCTCAAGCGCGAAGACAAACAGCCGGTCCACAGCTTCAAACTCCGTGGTGCCTACAATAAAATGTCGCGACTGACACCCGCCGAACTCGAGCGCGGCGTCGTCTGCTCGTCCGCCGGAAACCATGCCCAGGGTGTCGCCCTCAGTGCCCGTCAGCTCGGCTGCCAGGCGCATATTGTCATGCCCGTAACCACTCCCGAACTCAAATCCGACGCGGTCCGCGCACTGGGGGCCCAGGTCATCCTCTGCGGGGACAGCTATTCCGATGCCTACCTGCACGCACTCGAACTTCAGAAAAAGCATCAGTACGTCTTCGTCCATCCCTTTGACGATCCCGATGTCATCGCCGGCCAGGGAACCGTCGGCATGGAAATCCTCCGCCAGCACCAGCATCCCATTCACGCCGTCTTTGTCGCCATCGGCGGGGGTGGTCTCATCTCGGGAGTGGCCGCTTACATCAAAGCCGTGCGTCCTGAAATCAAAGTCATCGGCGTTCAGATGGCCGACTCCAACGCCATGCTGCAGTCCATTGAATCGGGTCACCCCGTCACCCTGCCCGATGTGGGACTCTTCTCCGATGGCACCGCCGTCAAACTGGTGGGCACGGAAACCTTCCGCCTGACACAAGAACTGGTTGACGACTTTGTGACCGTCGATACCGACGCCGTCTGTGCCGCCATCAAAGATGCCTTTGAAGATACACGCAGCATCCTCGAACCCGCCGGTGCCATGGGCATCGCCGGGATGAAACAGTTTGTCGCACAGCAGCAACTGCAGGGACAGGACCTGGTCGCCATCACCTGCGGCGCTAATATGAATTTTGACCGCCTGCGGTTTGTCGCCGAACGGGCCGAGGTCGGGGAAGAACGCGAGGCTCTGTTTGCCGTCACCATCCCCGAGGAACGGGGCAGTTTCAAACAGTTCTGTGAAATTGTCGGCCAGCGAAGTGTCACCGAATTCAGTTATCGTATCTGTGATGAACGTGAAGCCCATGTGCTGGTCGGCCTGTCGATCCGTAATCGCAGCGAAGTTCCGGAAATCACAGACGACTTCGCTTCCCGGGGATTCGTCGCCCTCGACCTGGTCGATAATGATCTGGCCAAGGACCATCTCCGCTACATGGTGGGCGGCCGCAGTCCCCTCGTCGGCAATGAACGGCTCTACCGCTTCGAGTTTCCCGAACGCCCCGGCGCACTCATGCGGTTTCTCTCACGCATGCATCCCAGCTGGAATATCAGTCTGTTTCATTACCGTAATCAGGGCTCCGACTTCGGACGCATCCTGGTCGGTATCCAGGTCCCCGCTGACGAGTTGCCGGACTTCCAGGACTTTCTCGCCACATTAGGTTACCGCCACGTCGATGAAACAGCCAACCCCGTCTATCGCCTGTTTCTGCGTTAA
- a CDS encoding amidase family protein, producing MNRLGRIYGVLFTLMASLLWGRLFAGEDNTPRLRKLDFSPFQNSLDHFSSHRFTEIEDLLLDATILDLQAALQTGKLSSEELTLFFLDRIQRFDENLRSYVELNPNALTEARAADASRVKGIVRSQLHGIPINLKDNINTKSPLHTTGGSQILLNHSPASDAILVTKLREAGAIILGKASLSEFAGALTMDPTGANAVSGAGVNPYDPELEVSGSSSGSAISTTAYLTTASVGTETSGSLISPASQNGCVSMKPSLGMVSGRGVIPLIRFQDSAGPITRNVTDAAIMLGAIDTKDIDYLSGLNRDALKDVSVGILRDEILWSSGPSLPLEFLSDQHAIMQRIDQGLEKSHAIPHTIQIPPGSSGALNQLIFMGLAQDTVGYLMKAGAPVSSLTDLRDYNAQQPEIRVPYGQLLVHYGCKLIGVFADQVGSEQDDLAKQYEQLALQLRKQAAATLTSIFGDNEIDLIVSLANDQSALYSTAGYPAITIPLGLDDAGSPIGVTFIGKQGEDGKLLSRAFAFEQTTKYRINPGAPYRHILKSHGIVFRINSPGIHFGNSFTLTASSKLHPEKVIEETLTGLISDIQARDLNQDGTPELFIFINDDTDGESLLIYSADSRTFLQKIVIPELTDTSGYHGKDDYSLTDTTLIRTFPLDSADAGEQLLSPDKFRKVTYRLNSMILEQTGANESSSLHSR from the coding sequence ATGAATCGCCTCGGCAGGATCTATGGCGTTTTATTTACCCTGATGGCATCTCTGTTGTGGGGCAGACTGTTCGCGGGAGAGGATAACACGCCGCGGTTACGAAAACTCGACTTCTCGCCCTTTCAAAATTCACTGGATCACTTTTCCAGCCACCGATTTACGGAAATCGAGGATTTGCTCCTTGATGCCACCATCCTGGATCTTCAGGCAGCGCTTCAAACCGGCAAACTGTCTTCAGAAGAACTCACGCTCTTTTTTCTCGATCGTATTCAGCGATTTGATGAGAACCTGCGGAGCTATGTCGAGTTGAATCCAAATGCATTAACAGAAGCCAGAGCCGCAGATGCCTCGAGAGTAAAAGGCATCGTACGTAGTCAATTACATGGGATCCCCATCAATCTCAAAGATAATATCAATACAAAGTCGCCCCTCCATACAACCGGTGGTTCGCAAATCCTGCTCAATCACAGTCCCGCATCGGATGCCATACTTGTGACTAAATTACGCGAGGCAGGTGCCATCATTCTTGGAAAAGCCAGCCTCTCTGAATTCGCAGGTGCTTTGACAATGGATCCGACGGGCGCCAATGCCGTCAGTGGTGCCGGCGTCAATCCCTACGATCCAGAACTTGAGGTCTCCGGTTCCAGTAGTGGCTCCGCCATTTCGACCACCGCCTATCTGACCACAGCCAGTGTCGGCACGGAAACTTCTGGATCACTCATCTCTCCCGCTTCCCAGAATGGATGCGTCAGCATGAAACCCAGCCTGGGAATGGTCAGCGGCAGAGGAGTCATCCCGCTGATCCGGTTCCAGGACTCTGCCGGCCCCATCACGCGAAATGTTACGGATGCCGCGATCATGCTGGGGGCAATCGATACCAAAGACATTGATTATCTTTCCGGGTTAAACAGAGATGCGTTAAAAGACGTGTCGGTCGGTATTCTGCGAGATGAAATTCTCTGGTCTTCGGGTCCTTCGCTCCCTCTGGAATTCTTATCTGACCAACATGCAATCATGCAGCGAATTGATCAGGGGTTGGAAAAATCGCACGCCATTCCACATACGATCCAGATTCCACCAGGATCTTCCGGTGCTTTAAATCAACTCATTTTTATGGGGCTTGCACAAGATACCGTTGGATACCTCATGAAAGCAGGTGCGCCTGTTAGCTCGCTCACAGACCTGAGAGATTACAATGCACAACAGCCTGAGATCCGCGTCCCTTATGGACAGTTGCTGGTCCACTATGGTTGTAAACTGATTGGTGTATTTGCAGATCAGGTCGGTTCTGAACAAGATGATCTGGCAAAACAGTATGAGCAGCTGGCTCTGCAACTGCGAAAACAGGCCGCCGCCACGCTCACCAGTATATTTGGTGACAATGAAATCGATCTGATCGTCAGCCTCGCGAATGATCAGTCTGCCCTTTACTCCACAGCAGGTTATCCGGCAATAACGATACCCCTTGGTCTGGATGACGCTGGTTCCCCCATCGGAGTCACTTTTATCGGTAAGCAGGGAGAGGATGGAAAGCTCCTGTCTCGGGCGTTCGCATTTGAGCAAACCACAAAATATCGAATCAACCCAGGCGCACCCTACAGGCATATTCTCAAATCCCACGGTATTGTCTTTCGGATCAATTCACCCGGCATTCACTTTGGTAATTCATTCACACTGACAGCGTCATCGAAACTCCATCCGGAAAAAGTGATCGAAGAAACATTGACCGGATTGATATCCGACATCCAAGCCAGGGACCTCAATCAGGATGGAACGCCCGAATTGTTTATCTTTATCAACGATGACACCGACGGAGAATCGCTCTTGATCTACTCAGCAGACAGCCGGACATTTCTTCAAAAGATTGTGATTCCAGAACTCACAGACACGTCGGGATACCACGGCAAGGATGACTACTCGTTAACTGACACAACCCTCATTCGCACGTTCCCACTGGACTCGGCAGATGCAGGTGAACAACTTCTTTCTCCAGATAAGTTTCGTAAGGTCACATACCGTTTAAACTCAATGATACTTGAGCAAACGGGCGCGAACGAGAGCAGCAGTCTACACTCGCGATAA
- a CDS encoding sulfite exporter TauE/SafE family protein — protein MFYILTGSLLIGLTLGLLGAGGSAITVPVLIYLVGHGTKESITESMAIVGMISIAAAVPYATSKQIDWRNVLFFGLPGMLGTLVGAWLGGLAAEAIQLVVFGGVLLAAALIMLRRPGKTDAAGEDSSQRSPAWKIGLEGIVAGILTGFVGVGGGFLIVPALVLLGKLPMRLAIGTSLVIIAFQAAVGFTKYEFYLLANNMSVDWQTILIFTVIGIIGSIIGRQINTRLNQQKLKTVFAGFLLLLGGFVIVNEGGKYLHASVPDAAPPGIVHANQIQTKSLISVHNNKGEK, from the coding sequence ATGTTTTATATTTTGACTGGTTCTCTACTGATTGGATTGACCTTAGGTCTTCTGGGGGCAGGAGGGTCCGCGATCACAGTTCCTGTTCTGATCTATCTGGTGGGACATGGGACGAAAGAATCCATTACTGAATCGATGGCAATCGTGGGTATGATTTCTATTGCTGCAGCGGTTCCTTATGCAACTTCGAAGCAGATCGACTGGCGTAATGTTCTCTTTTTTGGGCTCCCCGGAATGCTGGGAACTTTGGTGGGGGCATGGTTAGGCGGACTTGCTGCTGAGGCAATTCAGCTGGTTGTTTTTGGCGGAGTCTTATTGGCTGCCGCATTGATCATGCTTAGAAGACCAGGAAAAACGGATGCAGCAGGTGAGGATTCGTCTCAACGATCCCCTGCCTGGAAAATTGGACTGGAAGGCATCGTCGCAGGCATTTTGACCGGGTTCGTTGGAGTTGGAGGCGGTTTTCTGATCGTGCCGGCGTTAGTTCTTCTCGGCAAACTTCCCATGCGTCTGGCCATCGGAACCAGTCTGGTCATCATCGCCTTTCAGGCTGCGGTTGGATTTACAAAATACGAATTCTATCTGCTGGCGAACAATATGTCGGTCGACTGGCAGACGATTCTGATTTTCACTGTCATCGGTATCATAGGCAGCATCATCGGGCGCCAAATTAACACTCGACTGAACCAGCAAAAGTTGAAAACAGTATTTGCGGGATTTCTGCTTCTACTGGGAGGATTTGTCATTGTCAATGAAGGTGGTAAATATTTGCATGCTTCAGTGCCCGACGCAGCCCCGCCTGGAATCGTCCATGCGAATCAAATTCAAACAAAGAGTCTGATCTCTGTTCATAATAACAAAGGAGAAAAGTGA
- a CDS encoding MBL fold metallo-hydrolase, producing MLLKYFYDPKLAHASYLVGCQKTKEAVVVDPGRDIDQYLETAKREGLKLTAVAETHIHADYVSGARELADRVGAKLYVSDEGPAEWKYEYAGQYDSQLLKDGDTFLIGNIQFQVMHTPGHTPESISFLLTDQGGGATEPMGIFTGDFVFVGSIGRPDLLEEAAGIKGSAEAGAHQLFHSAERFKQLPDYLQVWPAHGAGSACGKGLGAIPSSTVGYEKRFNPALQYHDEAAFVQYILSDQPEAPKYFAVMKRVNKEGPLIIGDTGLPEFLAPDQIGKFQNQATILDLSPSAEFSQAHVPGTVNIPLSMLASWAGWLVDYTRPLYVIAEAAELAEAIRVLQKIGIDEQLQGAFRRSEIITQGLATESYQVATPADLAPRIEANQVKLIDVRADAEWNVSHIPQAEHHFLGRLPEQLTEMERSKPIVVQCQSSARSAIAASFLQAAGMDVINLSGGFQAWLAAGLPSTSMVQDKVTCSPNSIKACSLEK from the coding sequence ATGTTATTGAAATATTTCTATGACCCAAAACTGGCCCATGCTTCTTACCTGGTAGGGTGTCAAAAAACGAAAGAGGCAGTTGTCGTTGATCCGGGCAGAGATATCGATCAATACCTGGAAACAGCAAAACGCGAAGGCCTCAAGCTGACTGCAGTCGCGGAAACACACATTCACGCTGACTATGTTTCCGGTGCCCGTGAACTGGCTGATCGCGTGGGCGCCAAGTTATATGTATCAGATGAGGGTCCGGCAGAATGGAAGTATGAGTATGCAGGGCAGTATGACTCACAGTTGCTGAAAGACGGAGATACGTTTCTGATCGGAAATATTCAGTTTCAGGTGATGCATACTCCGGGGCATACTCCCGAAAGTATCTCGTTCCTGCTGACAGACCAGGGGGGCGGAGCGACTGAGCCGATGGGTATTTTCACCGGTGACTTCGTGTTCGTGGGCTCTATAGGTCGCCCTGATCTGCTGGAAGAAGCAGCGGGAATTAAAGGGAGTGCGGAAGCAGGTGCTCACCAGCTGTTTCATTCGGCGGAACGTTTCAAACAACTGCCGGATTACCTGCAGGTCTGGCCTGCCCATGGAGCAGGAAGTGCCTGCGGGAAAGGGCTGGGGGCGATTCCGTCTTCAACCGTCGGTTATGAAAAACGGTTCAATCCTGCATTGCAGTATCATGATGAAGCTGCTTTCGTACAATATATTCTGTCTGATCAGCCAGAAGCACCGAAATATTTTGCTGTCATGAAACGCGTGAATAAGGAAGGCCCTCTCATTATAGGGGATACTGGACTACCTGAATTTCTGGCCCCAGATCAAATTGGGAAATTCCAAAATCAGGCGACCATACTTGACCTCTCACCTTCCGCAGAGTTTTCACAAGCCCATGTACCGGGAACCGTGAATATTCCCCTGTCGATGCTGGCGAGCTGGGCCGGCTGGCTGGTGGATTACACGAGGCCTCTTTATGTCATTGCGGAAGCTGCTGAATTAGCAGAGGCAATTCGTGTATTACAGAAAATTGGTATTGATGAACAGTTACAGGGTGCGTTTCGCCGCTCCGAAATCATCACACAAGGGTTGGCGACAGAAAGTTATCAAGTGGCTACTCCCGCTGATCTGGCTCCACGGATCGAAGCGAACCAAGTCAAACTGATCGACGTACGTGCGGACGCGGAATGGAATGTCAGTCATATCCCGCAGGCAGAACATCATTTTCTGGGACGTCTTCCGGAACAACTGACTGAAATGGAGCGTTCTAAACCAATTGTCGTGCAATGTCAGAGTTCTGCGCGATCGGCGATCGCCGCCAGTTTTCTACAGGCTGCCGGAATGGATGTCATCAATCTCTCAGGCGGATTCCAGGCATGGCTGGCCGCTGGTTTACCGTCGACTTCTATGGTTCAGGATAAAGTCACCTGCAGTCCCAATAGTATCAAAGCCTGTTCTCTGGAGAAATAA